The sequence CGCGACAGACTTTTGTTTATCATTGTAGACGTATCCGGTGAGCGTTACCAGGCCATGATAGTAGCTTATACATATGCCGCAGCCAGGTTCGCTTATCAGCCCAGCAAGACGTGATCTGATCGTAGCAAGAACGACTCCGTCGTTAATTATAGGGCACGCAACTGTCGCTACGCCGCCGACAGGGCAGGGGTTGTCCGTGTTCTGAGCGTATATCGGCGCAACAAACATAAGCGTGATTGCCGGTATCAACAATAACTTAAGCATTGTCCTTCACTTCCTTCAGAGGCAGGGGCCTCTATAGAGATTTTACCCTCATCACCATTGATTGGGTAATTATCTAAGATTGCGAGAACATTTTCATTTATAATGCGTCTTATAATATTGAACGCGTGTGAGGTGTGATGTAGATGAGCATGTTCAAAAAAATTATTATAGTAGCTGCCGTGCTGGCAATTGCTGCAAGCGCCGCCTGTGCGGAGAGCGTGCAGAGCAAAAGTGCTTTAAGCAATCAGGATGCAGAGAAAGCCGAAACATCTGTATGCGATCTGATAGCCGACGCGGTGCGCGCAGAGCTGAACACTGATATCGCATTTGTCGCTGCAAGTGAAGCCAAGGCTAAAGATAAACCTTTTGATGCCGGACAGATATATTCATCCGATATCAATGCGCTTGTTTCATATCCCGATGATCCTCTAGCCGAGGTTTTGCTCACAGGTAAAGCCGTTCGCCAGGCTCTGGAGAAGTCTGTATCAATATATCCTCAGCCGAACCTTGGATTCCTGCAAATCTCCGGGCTTGAGTTCACTTTTGATGCGTCCAAGAATGTGGGTGAACGTGTGACGTCCGTAAGTGTAGGCGGCGCGCCTCTTATCGATTCGCGAACATACACGGTGGCCTTGACCAATTCCATGGCCAACGGAGCCCTGGGTTACTGGAAAATCTGGTCAGCCGAAGATGTAAAGTATCGTCATTCCGATAAGAGCATAACCAAAGCGGTTGAGGACTTCATGACAGCCAACAAAACTATAGACTACAGCACCCTGGGCAGGATCAAAGCCGCTAAGTAATGGAGCATATAAACTGAGACGATCGGTACCATTCAGAGTTATTGTCAGTTGCATGTTGATGTGCGCCGCACTCACAGCAGTTATCGGCTGCCGACCGGGAGGCACATCTGCGAGCGTCCCCACGTTTGATGAAAACCGCGCTTTCTCTCTTCTCACGAAGCAGGTAGAGTTTGGCCCGAGGTATCCGGGAACCGATGGTCATAAAGCTGCCGCCGAGTTTATCCAGGCTCAACTGAAACCATACGCCGATGGTGTCAAGGTCCAAGAGTTTTCGAAGACCGTGCGCGGCAAGTATCTGGAGATGCAAAATATTGTCGCGCACTTCAACCCCGATGCCAAGAAACATATTCTGTTGTCTGCCCACTGGGACTCCCGCCCGACTGCGGATATGGAGATCGATCCAGAAAAAAAGAAACAGCCTATCCCCGGCGCGAATGACGGCGGCTCAGGCGTTGCTGTGCTTCTGGAACTTGCACGGATGTTTGCAAAGCAAAAACCGGATGTAGGTGTGGTGATGGTCTTCTTTGACGGTGAAGACTATGGCCCCGGTGAGCCTGAGATGTTTTTGGGATCGAAGTATTTCGCCAAGAACCTTGCAGACGGGAGTTCGTACAACGGCAAGCTCATCAAGATAGATTACGGCATCTTATTGGATATGGTCGGCGATAAGGATCTGCAAATACCAAAGGAGCAGAAGTCCGTGAGCGCCGCGTCGGATGTTGTCGAGAAAGTCTGGAGCATGGCAGATAAGCTCGGTTACCGTGATGTATTTACTCCTGGAGTTGGCATGAGTATTGAAGACGATCACCTTCCACTTATTGATGCAGGTGTAAAGTGCATAGACGTCATAGATTTCAACTATGGCCCCTGGCACACACTCGATGATACGCCCGACAAATGCTCACCCAAGTCTCTCAAGACAGTGGGTGAGGTGATCGCAAACGTGGTCTACGCGGAGAAAGTGGAAAGAAACTGATCTCGGACTTTCCACTTTCCACTCTTCAGCTTTCCACTACTAAGGCAGCACAGCAATGGCCTCTATCTCGACTTTTGCCCCACGCGGCAGAGCAGCTACCTGCACAGTCGAGCGAGCCGGCGCATCAGATTGCATATATGACGCGTATACGTCGTTTACGCGGCTAAAGTCGCTGATATCCATAAGGAAGATAGTCGTCTTCACCACATCCTCGAATGTCATTCCTTGAGACGCTAATATGCCCTTGAGGTTTTCCATTACCTGTTTTGTCTGTGTTACCGCATCTACCGCGTCCATCTGCCCTGTCGCCGGATTGATCGGGATTTGGCCGGATATGAAAAGGAACCCGTTTGCTTTTATAGCCTGGCTATATGGTCCAATAGCCGCTGGCGCATTAGTTGTTTCGACTTTCACTCGCATAATAGTCTCCAATAATCAATATCAAATATAAAATACTAAATCAGTAGCGGCATTGTTTGCAGGCGTCGGCGAAGGCCTTCAGGTTGGCCGGGTCGCCGAAGAAAAAGTGGTCCGATGGCGATATAATATAGCCTGCATGGTCCTTTGTGGCTTCAAAGCACTCAAAGACCAGCTTGCGCGCAGCTTCCGGCGTGCCCTTCTCGAAGCCTGCATTTTGATCGAACCCGCCTATGAAGAAGAGTTTGTCTCCTACTCGACGCGACGCTTCGGCAAGATCGCAGTCGCCTCCCATCGAAGGCGGCGTCATTGTTTCAAGGCCATCCGCGCCGTTTTCAACAACCATATCCAGCATCTTCATCAGCCCGCCGCACAGGTGGTATACGACTTTCAGACCGACTTTATGAAAAGCCTCGGCCTGCTGTTTATCGTAGGGCAGGCAAAACTCTTTGAACATCGTAGGGCTGATAACAGTGTTGGAACCCGCGCCTCCGCCCGTCTCTACCATATCCGCCGGTATGCCTTTCCACATTTCAGTCACACGCAGCGTTTTCTTCAGGATTTCGTCGAGCACGTAGTGCAAGTAATCGGGCTTATCCATCGCCATCATAATGGCCTCTTCGGTGCCGATCATAGTGCAAAAGCTCTGCCATGGGCTGCCCTGGCCGGGGCTGAATGGGCTGACTCTAATTATTCCGCGGTCGCCGAGTTTTTCTCTGGCTTCACGTAGATACGTGAAATCAGCCGAGATAGGCACGCAGTAATGCTTGTTCCATATCTCGAAGTCGGCCTCGGTCTTGATTAACGGCTCGGTCTCCCAGCCGGTAAACACATTGTTTGCGCCCTTGTGATGCAGTGTGCCGCTGGGAGTGGTTATTGTTTCTTCCCACAGACGGTCTCCGCGATCATCCGTGCCGAGATCAATATGATTCTTCTGCCAGCCCGCGCAGTCTTTCTCATCGTATTTATAGGCAGGCCCGCCGTAAATGGCAAAGTCCATGTCGAACATTTCGTATGCCTGATACCAGTCGATACCACCCAGATAATGATCCAGGTAATATTGCATCCAGCCGTGTACCTGGCACGGCAGACGGTCGGGTCGCCCGTTTTCCAGGGCAATCATCATGCGCTCTCTTGAAGTCATCATTTTGCTTTGCGTTCGGGAAAGATCCCGCCCTTAACCTCACTGCTGTACTCGGTGAAAGCCTTCAGCATAACCTGCCACACATCTGCGTATTGCTTGACGAACGACGGCTTGAACTTGTCGAACATGCCCAGCAAATCGTGTGTCACCAGCACCTGGCCATCGCAGTATGGACCTGATCCGATCCCGATAGTTGGAATCGAAAGGCTTTCAGTCACTTCCTTCGCCAAGCCGTCCGGTATTGCCTCCAAAACAATTGCGCAAACACCGGCATCCTGCAAAATAAGCGCGTCCTTTTTTATCTTCTGAGCGCCTTCGGCATCCTTACCGACTTTCCTCAACCCGCCTATCTGGTGAACGGACTGCGGAGTAAGTCCCAGGTGGCCTACAACCGGTATACCGGCGTTTATGATTTTGCGAATTGTGGAAGCCATATGCTCTCCACCTTCGAGCTTGACCACCTCTGCGTTGCCTTCGCTCACCAGGCGTCCGGCATTCCTGACGGCATCTTCCTCGCTGATCTGATATGATAAGAAAGGCATATCGCATACCAGCAGAGCGCGTCTGACTCCTCGCGATACGGCCGCCGAGTGTCGGATCATATCCTCCATGGTGACTTTCAGCTCACTGTCATAACCGAGCACCACACGTCCAAGGCTGTCACCGACCAGCGCTACGTCTACATCCGCCTCATCAAGAATCTTGCCCATGGGGTAGTCATATGCCGTAAGCACAGATATTTTCTCCCCGGCTGCTTTCATCTTAGCCAGCACGGGAGCCGTTACTTTTTTCTTTTCCATTTCTATTAACCTCTATAATAAAGCACAAACACCTCGCATACCGTCATTGGCGAACGAAGTGAGTAATCTGCTGTTATCCGCTCAACGGTCTGAACGAAGCCCCGATATACCACCCAATCAGCATCGAAAAGAATGATACGTTTCCTCCAAATAGCAGCACCTGCTTTATAGCATCAGGTCTATATGTCAGGCTTGAAAGGAGCACGACTCCAACCACGCATGTGAACGTGATCAGTACCGATTTGGAGATACTCCACTGGACCAGGCTTGCTACTATATAGAATATGGCGGCTCCCAGGAAAAAGAAACCTGATCCCAAAAGCAGTATTAGCCCTGTCGGGATTACTGCCCAGTTGCCGCCGGACGCGTCGAATACCAGCTCTTCGTCGGGGTTTTTGACCAGTCCATTGATCGAGATCAGTATTCCGATCACCATGGAGCTTGCAGCCATCAGCACCACCAGGTTCCAACTCCACAGGCTGATATACGGGATATATTCTCTCAGCCACTTTACAGGCTCTCCCGGCGATATGTGAATCGCTACAATCAAAAAGACTGCGATAGCCCACCAGATCATATTGAGCGCCGCCAGCCTGGTCTGAGATGCCGATTTTCCCGTTACGGTTGTAGTGTGCGCTACCTGTTTGCCTACCAGGTCCATCAGTTTTTTTTCGGCCACACGGTCGGAAGGGTTATACTGAATCGCATAGCTGTAAGACCTGACGGCGTTAGTCAAGCGTCCCTGGGCTTTATATATGTCACCCATAACGACGTGAGCGCGGGCATTGTGCGGATCAAGCTTAAGCGCCTGTTTGCAGTGATTAGCTGCCTCATGAAAGCGCCTCTGCACATACGCAAACTGCGCGTCTTTAATGTGACCTGCAACCTCTGAGGTGTATCGGGGTCTGCCGGTTTCGGGATTTCCGCTGCGCTCAAATCCCGGACCACCAGCAGGTTTCGTGGTCTGAGAGTTGAGTTTTGCATCGTAATCCTGGCGAGCCGCAGGATCGGTTAAAGTATCGTAGGCTTCCTGGATCTGAATGAAGAGTCTGTGAGCCAACTGCTTATCTTCGGCCACGTCAGGATGATACTTGCGCACAAGCTGCTTGTGGCGCCGCTTGATCTGAGCCTCCGTGGCATCGTGCGGCAGTCCGAGGATTTCGTAATAGTTGCGCGTGGTCTTCATCAGAATCCCGATTCCATTGTCTGGTGGACATATTGTGTGTATCCACCAGATACCTGAACATATGTAAAGAACCCGGCCACCAGCATCATCAGCACGAAAAGCACAACAGGAAGCTTTCGCAGTGTTGTTTTTGTCTCATCATCCATATATTCCGCAACTTTTTGGAGTGTGTCATCATAACTGCCTGTTTTCTCACCGATATCGAGCATATCGACGACTACAGGCAGCAGCATCCCCGTCTCTTGCAGCGATTTGGCAAGGGACTGGCCATTATTCAGAGCGGGAATAACTTTTTTTACCCTGCCGCCTATGGCAACATTAGCGCACGCATCCGCGGATATCGATACGGCTTGCGCAATGGGTACACCAGATGAGTATAGCAGCGCAAGTGTTTTTGAAAAGCGCGACATTGCAATTTTCCGAGCCATCGTTCCCAGTATCGGAGGTTGGATTTTCACAATATCCCATGCATACCGCACTGGCTTATATTGAAAGAGAAACCTACACACAATCAATGCGATCAAGATGGGGATGCCTATCATCCGAAACTGTGCCCACACTATGTGTGCTGCAGCCTGAGCGCTGTCCACCACAAGTGCGATCAGAGCAGGTTCAAAGAAGATCAGCAGCAAGACCAGGACGGGGTAGAACGTGGCGGTGATAATCCTGCGCCTTACGGTGATCTCGAATTCAAGGTGAGACGCAATTCTATCCGCCATTGGTTCAAGCAGACCACTTTGTTCGCCTGCGCGTATTAGAGCGATGTCTAGTGGTGCGAAAACGTGTGCATGTCTGCTCATCTCTTCAGATAATGGTCCGCCGTTTTGAACTCGCGCTTGCATCATTCTTGCAATGCGTCCAAGCGGACCTCGAGCGCGTTGTCCAATTCCACGGAGAGATTCGGAGAGCGACATGCCGGCGGCAAGCGTAGTTGTAAGCTGCCTGTAGAAAAACAAGAGGCTGCGAAGGCTGATGCCAGTCCAGAACGGATATACGAGATAATGTAGGAAGACATTACCGGATGGGCCTTCACTGGATGCACTGCGAGACGATTTAGCAGGTCGAATTTCCATCGGGAACCCGCCTGCCTCGCGTATCATTGCAGCAGCCTGATGCTCATCGTCGGCTTCAAGTGTGCCTGTCCGGGTGTTACCGGCTCTGTCTTTAACTTTGTAACTGTATATGGCCAATTGTATACCCTAGAAATTCAGCATCGGCAGCAGATAATCTCGATAACCTGATGCCATAAAGTAGACCGCAAGCACCGTCAGCGCGCCTTGAAGTATCATCAATAATGTGATCGACCATGCTTTGCCGATTGTTTTCTGCGCGGCTGCTCTGTCTGTGTAGAACTCCGATATCTTTGCCATTGCCTCAGGCAGTCTTCCACTCTTCTCACCAGCGGACACCATACCCAGGTCGTCGAGATCAAAGACTCCCGAGTGTTCCAGCAGCGCAACAACGCCCGAGTTTGGTGGAGCCGTGCGTCGAGCCAGCTTCAGTTTCCTGGCCATCTCACTGTTTCTCGGAGTGAGACTCGCTGCATCCCAGGCTGTATCCGAGCTGATTCCCGCCGACATCAGCGAGTCCATCATGTGGAAAAACCGGGAGATTGCTGCGAACCTGTGGACTTTCCCCCAAATCGGCATTTTTATAAGCATCGTATCCAGCGCTAGCCGCACAACAGGGACGCGCTTAATGTATCCCCATACTTCCCACCATACAAGCAGGGCTATAATTACCGGCATGGCGACTCGAAATCCTTGCGCGAAGTATTTTTCAACTGCAGGAAGGCCTTTACCCGCCACTGCAGTCAGCATAGTGTTAAGATTGAGAAATGGGGCTTGTATGATAAATAGGATGAACGTGAGTTTTGTGATAAACCATCCAATTCTGCCGTATCTGGTGTCGGATGCCTCACGCTCGAAATCTGCCGCGACTTCTTCCAATGCAATGTCCAGCTTTCCTGCAAGCTCTCCGCACCATATAGATGCCACCGCATGCACTGGGAATAATCTTGAATACTCCGCCATTGCGCCTGAAAGCTTCTTGCCCGAGCGAATGCTCTCTTGAATCACCGGCAGCACGGATCGTATCTTGCGGTTGGACACCCTGATGTCCGTTGCGGACTGAAACAAAGGTCTTCCCGACTTGACCAGTGTGGCAAGCTGCCTGAAAAACATTGCAAGCGCTGCCGCCGAGGCGCATGACTTCACCGATATAGGCACGCTCTCATTCTGAGGCAATACTCTGCCAATAACCGAGCGCGCCGCAACCTGAGCGCCGGTCCGGGCTGAAGCTTGTGCCCCGGATGGCGGATACACTGCTCTGGCTGAGTATCCCATTCGGGCCAGCTTTTGGGCGACCTGCTGCTCATCGTGAGCGTCCATTGCGCCGCGAACAATTTTACCGCTATTATCAACTGCTTCGTATCTAAATAAACCCATCTTTTGATTTAGTAGTTAGTATTTAATATTGATTATTTTTGTGTAACGTTCGGACGCGATATCTGATCGCGTCCGAAACAGAAATTCCGCACATTAATTCAGCGGAATGATTTCTATTATTCCCGCACGGTCAATATTATTGGCCGCTTCGCGCGCTGAAATGCTGCCCGGCAGTTCCATGTCGGGCGCTACCTCAGCAAGCGGGACCAGCACGAACGCCCTTTCCATCATCCTGGGGTGGGGGATTGAAAGCCGCTCCTCATCTATATTGACGCCCTCATAGAGCAAAATATCCATGTCTATGACTCTCGGACCCCACCTTATTGTTCTCTTGCGGCCCATTTCATCTTCTATCTTATTGCAAATGTCCAGTAACTCATAGGGATCGAGAGTAGTTTCCACTCTGATGACTGCATTTGCGAAGTCGGGCTGATCTATTACTCCGACCGGTTTTGTGATATAGATAGATGAAACGGCTGATACTGTGCATCCTTCATGCGCATCGACCATCGCGATGGCTTTATGCACATTCGCGATGTTATCTTCCAGGTTCGCTCCCAGCCCAAGATATGCACTCTTTGTAATCATCGGCACAATTATACTTCTTGGAACCTATAGTGTAAAATAGTAGAAGCATTCGGCATCGCATTTCGTCATTCCGAGATCGTCCGGGGAATCTTTCCCGTGCGCATATGTGCCGGATTCTATCCGGTGGACTACAATGCGATGATATGACCCGGCAATGGAGTCCCGATCAAGGAGACAATTTGATGAGATCAATAGACAGATACGAACTAGCCAATGGCGCCTCATGCGCTATTTGTCCCGATTGGGGCTGCAACCTATTCTCATGGATAGTCGATGGCGTCGAATTAATGTATTGCCCCCAAGACTACCCTGAGGCTGCCTGGAAGATAACAGGCGGAGGCACGCCAATTCTGTTTCCGTCGGTCGGGCGCACATGGGACTTTTCCACCGGCACGCCCGTTCAGGGGATATACAGGGTTTACCCGTCAGATAAGACCTGGTTCATGCCCAGCCATGGCATCCTGTATAACTGCAGCTTCAAAAAACTCGATGAAGTCCGTGAGTCCGATAAGATAACAGTCACATACGGTCTTGAAGTGCCGGATAAGGTCAAGCTGGACAACTATCCTTTCGATATAGATTTTACGCAGCGCTTTACACTTACCGCCGATACTGTTGCGCTTGAGGCGATAATCACCAACAACGGCGACAAGCCCGCGCCCGCTGCTTTTGGCTATCATCCGTACTTCAGAATATCGAACCCTCAGCGCGAGGGTGTCAAGGTCAGCCTGCCGATTACGAAATTCCTTGAAACAACCGAGGACACGGTTTTACTCACGGGTAAGAGCAAGGATGCAAGCGGCGATATCGATCTGCAGCCGGATGTATATTACGACCATACATTCACCGGTGCGACCGGCACTCGCATGTCCCTGATAGATGCCAAGGCTGGCCATACGATCCATGTGGATTACGATGAGAAGTTTGAGCTGTTTTTAGTGTATACACCCGACGGTTCTGATTTCGTCTGTATAGAACCGTGGACAAAGGGTCTCGGCGCATACATGAACCTCAAGGACCCCGGCTGGGAGAGCGGCGAGTCGATACCGGTCATACAGCCTGGCGCGAGTGTCAGCTATATGGCAACTTTCAGCGTAACCAAGTAGTATAAGCTCCCTCACCTGGGTGTAGACAGTGTGAGGGAGCGCAAAAATCTGCCGATTATACAAATGTTTTGCCGTCGCTTTGTCGATACATGTCTTGAAGCAGTATTCAAAAGGAGTCAAGACAATGAGCGTAAACGGTATAAACGGCAATTTACTATCCAGTTTGTATAAATACAACACCTCGGAGTCGGAAGCAACCACTTCAACAAGCACAAATCCGGGTTCAATACTTGATACCGATACTTCGAGCACAGACTCGGCGGACTCGATAATCCTTTCGTCTCAGAGTCAGATATATTGCAGGCTTCAGAAACTGCAGCAGTCCGATCCGGATGAGTTCAAAAAAGTCTGTTCTAATATAGCTAAAAACCTGAATATGGCTGCGCAGAATGCGGGCGGTTCAGGCGCCGCGACGCTTGCAGTCAAGTTCTCGGCTGCAGCCGAAAGCGGCAAAATGTCCGACCTTACAGCATCTACGACCGCCACAACACACAGCGCTACTTCAAACAGCACTTCAGCAATTAGCAAATCCCTGGTTAAGTATTACATGCAGCTTGCAGCCGGCCATGCGAATAATGACGATATTAACAGCGTGATTACTCAACTGCTGGACAAGATGGGCATATCGTAGCAATCTAATTGTTTTGTCGGCCCTCTATCGCGCAAAGTAGGACTGCGGCAGCAATGCCTATACGTCTGTCAAGCAAATTATTGATATCCGGCGAAAAGTCCAAGTCCAGCTTGAGCACGAATGGGTCGAAGTGCTGACTGAACCTAAACACCGGCATGCTGTGTATGGTGCCGTCAAACCTCTGCGGGATCAGGTTAGTGAGGAATCTGCGCAGCAGAGCCATCATCAGGCTGTCTTCTCTTATATAGCCGACTTCCTGGTCGAGTGAGTCGAGTATGATCCACTCGTCCTTGATGATTGACTTGATTCCTTTGCGCCTGAGCGCGCCAACCTTCTCCTGCGTCCTCGGATCGAATACATCATAAGTAGCTGATATATCCAGGATGTTCCTCGCGGTAATCGTGAGCACTTCTTCGGTTTTTGCCTCGTTTGAGTAGAGCCTTATGTCTTCTCTGAGCCTGAAAGCCTTCATGTCGGCAAAGAATGCCAGGTTGCCGTATGGGTCATAAATTCGAAACGCGCCGCCGAAGAGTTTGAGGAACTGCTTTCTTACCAGATATCTAGCGTGTGAAAATGGGTTCTCGAACATCTTTGCCTCCGCCCAGGTTTTATATGTCATAAATTCATCTTGACTATGCTGATTTCCTGCAGGAGTTTGCCTGTCCTGAAGATAAGCATATTCAGGCAAGTATGAAAGGAACATGATTTATGATACTGGATAGACTGGAAAATGCAAAACGATATGAGAGTCTGCATCCCGCTTTCGGCAAGGCATTCGAGTTTTTAGGTAATCTCTCTGAGAAAACCGAGTCGGGAAGATACGAGATAGACGGCGATAAGCTCTATGTGAACGTGATGAAAGCCGAGTGCCATGACAGCTCATCCGCCAAACTTGAGGCTCACAAGAAGTATATCGACATACAGTATGAGATCGACGGCAATGAGACTATGGGCTGGCGCGATGTAAAGACGTGCAAATCAGTAGTCGAGCCGTATAACGAGAGCGGCGACTATGCTCTCTTCTCAGACTCGCCGGATACATGGTTTGCCGTTTCATCGGGTGTGTTTGTTATCTTCTTCCCGGATGATGCGCACGCTCCTCAGGTGGGCGAGGGCAAGGTCAAAAAAGCCGTTGTCAAAGTTGCGCTTTAGCTGCAACCAACACAACAAATACTCACGCCTAATGCGGATTACAAATTGCGGTTCTGGTCCCCCTTTGTGTGGTTATAGCCGCGGTTTTAACCGCCCGGCGACTGAAGTCACGGTTACAAAAACACGAAGTCGGCCTACGCCGACTGGAGAATGGCGCTATTTACGCTCAATCTAATCCGCATTACGCGTAAATACTAAATATCAAATCTGCAATATAAAATACAATATCCCTCCGGGTATCTTACCTGGAGGGATATTGTCGTTATTGCTTCTCAGCCGCGGCCGCGGCGCACTTATTCCCGGCTCGAAAACAGCCTTTTTATGTTATCCCAGAAACTATGCAGTCCACCGGATTTAGGCAGTGTGCTCGGTAGAACCTCTTCTTCAAAGAGCGAGCTGTCTATGCTGCCGTATTCCGTCTGCAATGACTGCATGGCGTCTCTGACCGATTCATTATCCGTATGGAATCGTCCGGTCCAACCACAGACGAAGCACTCTTGGTTTTTCACCGGGTTGAGCGCGCCACAGAGGTCGCAGACTTTGAAGTCCCTCTCGGTGTATCCGCCGAGGCTGTCGGAACCTCTCTCATACCACTCCATGATATCAACCTTCTTTGCGCGCTGTTTTGTGCCATTCCATGGATATTTTCCCCGTGGTCAAGCCGTTATCAAACCCTGCGCAAGTTAGCAATTGATACCACGAGCTTTTTTATTCCCTGACCCTCGAACGCGACCGTGACTACCTCGCTGTCTCCACTTCCTGTGGAGTTGAGTACGATTCCTGTGCCAAACTGATCGTGCTCAACTTTTGTCGCAGGTTTATAGGTAGCCGGTCCGCTGGAACGAGTCGGCTTGAACTCCGATCTCCAGCTTGTGTTGGTGGATTTGCGCTTGCTCGATGGCGATTCGGCAAAAAGTTCTTCCGGTATTTCGGATATAAACCGCGAAATGTCCGAGCGCTGAATCTGACCCATAATCATTCTCTGATGAGCAAAGCTGAACTTGAGTTCTTCACGAGCGCGCGTCATACCCACGTAACAGAGCCGCCGCTCCTCTTCAAGCTCCTCGCGGTCATCAGCGGATCGTCTGTGCGGAAAAATTCCTTCTTCCATTCCGGCCATAAACACCACCGGGAACTCCAACCCCTTCGCCGCGTGCAGAGTCATCATCGTGATCGCCTTGCCGGATTCGTCATAGGTGTCGATATCTGAAATGAGGGCGACATTCTCCAAAAACGTCCGCAGGCTGGAGTCTTCATTATTGATCTCGAACTGCTCGGTAACGGACAAAAGTTCCTCGACGTTCTCGATGCGCGACTGATTCTCCATGCTATGCTCGGCCTTAAGAGCTTCGATATAGCCCGACAGCAGCAGTATCTCCTCCGTGAGCCGCCGCACCGGCACGGTATCTACCATCTCATGCAGGTGATGAACCATCTCGCCGAACTTGGCTATAGCTACGCGAGCTTTCTTGGTGATATCAGTGGCCTCTTCGGCGCGTCTTATGGCTTCGTAGAGTGTTATCTGCTCGTTTATCGCAAACATTTCCAACCGTGAGATCGAGGTCTGGCCTATCCCGCGAGTCGGGACATTTATCACTCGCCGCAGGCTCACCGTCTCGTATGGGTTCAATGCCAAGCGCAGGTAGGCGAGAAT is a genomic window of Armatimonadota bacterium containing:
- the folK gene encoding 2-amino-4-hydroxy-6-hydroxymethyldihydropteridine diphosphokinase, with translation MITKSAYLGLGANLEDNIANVHKAIAMVDAHEGCTVSAVSSIYITKPVGVIDQPDFANAVIRVETTLDPYELLDICNKIEDEMGRKRTIRWGPRVIDMDILLYEGVNIDEERLSIPHPRMMERAFVLVPLAEVAPDMELPGSISAREAANNIDRAGIIEIIPLN
- a CDS encoding YhcH/YjgK/YiaL family protein, translated to MILDRLENAKRYESLHPAFGKAFEFLGNLSEKTESGRYEIDGDKLYVNVMKAECHDSSSAKLEAHKKYIDIQYEIDGNETMGWRDVKTCKSVVEPYNESGDYALFSDSPDTWFAVSSGVFVIFFPDDAHAPQVGEGKVKKAVVKVAL